A genomic stretch from Bacillus sp. N1-1 includes:
- the nagE gene encoding N-acetylglucosamine-specific PTS transporter subunit IIBC, which translates to MLGALQRIGKSLMLPIAVLPAAALLLRLGQDDLLGIPFVAAAGGAIFDNLALIFAIGVAIGFSKDSNGAAGLAGAIGYLVLTQGTQAVNEDINMAILGGILSGIVAGLLYNRFHDIKLPTWLGFFGGRRFVPIVTATAMVILAGLFGFVWPPIQEGINAIGQWIIDAGALGVGVFGFLNRLLIPFGLHHVLNSLVWFVFGEYNGATGDLNRFFAGDPSAGIFMAGFFPIMMFGLPAACIAMIAAAKKDRRAEVSGMLIGIAFASFLTGITEPIEFAFMFLSPLLYGIHALLTASSMVLTYVLGIHHGFGFSAGAIDFFLNYGLAQKAGLLLVIGLIYGVIYFVVFYFLIKKLNLKTPGREDEDMALQANSPSEGDKYDVMAGHFIRSIGGIDNISSIDNCTTRLRLQMNDMSKVDEAELKRYGARGVVKVNNRNLQIIVGTDVEFVADAMRGTRSNPSKETINSGTLTKTIADQAFIMPVKGKIIPLKEVPDEVFSSGMMGDGFAILPEDGHFVSPVDGEVISVFPTKHAVGIKSESGVEIKIHVGIDTVNLKGEGFKTHVKEGDTIKRGDNLMTVDLSSVRRAVPSLATPVIFTNLQTLKIKKTGNIPQGDSGIISID; encoded by the coding sequence ATGCTCGGAGCTCTACAACGCATTGGTAAGTCATTGATGCTTCCAATTGCCGTACTTCCGGCTGCAGCCTTGCTACTAAGGTTGGGACAAGATGACTTACTTGGTATTCCATTTGTCGCTGCTGCAGGTGGAGCAATATTTGATAATCTAGCTCTTATTTTTGCTATTGGTGTGGCGATTGGTTTCTCAAAAGATAGCAACGGTGCAGCTGGTCTAGCAGGGGCAATTGGTTACCTGGTTCTCACACAGGGAACTCAAGCTGTGAATGAAGACATCAACATGGCGATTCTTGGAGGAATTTTATCTGGTATCGTTGCAGGACTTCTATATAATCGATTTCATGATATTAAACTCCCCACCTGGCTTGGTTTCTTTGGAGGGAGACGTTTTGTACCAATCGTTACAGCCACTGCAATGGTTATACTTGCAGGATTATTTGGATTTGTTTGGCCTCCTATCCAAGAAGGCATTAACGCGATTGGACAGTGGATTATTGATGCAGGCGCACTTGGGGTAGGGGTATTCGGATTCTTAAATCGACTGCTTATTCCTTTTGGGTTGCATCACGTACTAAATAGTTTAGTCTGGTTTGTTTTCGGTGAGTATAACGGCGCAACAGGAGATCTAAATCGATTCTTTGCCGGAGATCCTTCAGCCGGAATTTTCATGGCTGGCTTCTTCCCGATCATGATGTTCGGGCTACCTGCAGCGTGTATTGCGATGATTGCTGCCGCTAAAAAAGACAGAAGAGCTGAAGTAAGTGGAATGTTAATCGGTATTGCCTTTGCATCGTTCTTAACAGGTATTACGGAACCGATTGAATTCGCCTTTATGTTCTTATCACCTTTATTATATGGGATTCACGCTCTTTTAACAGCTAGCTCAATGGTCCTCACTTACGTTCTGGGCATCCACCATGGATTTGGCTTCTCTGCCGGTGCCATTGACTTTTTCCTTAATTATGGACTAGCACAGAAAGCAGGACTATTACTTGTTATTGGTTTGATTTACGGAGTCATATACTTTGTGGTCTTCTACTTCTTAATAAAAAAATTAAACTTAAAAACACCTGGTCGAGAAGACGAAGATATGGCCTTACAAGCGAATTCTCCTTCTGAAGGTGACAAATACGATGTGATGGCTGGACATTTTATTCGTAGCATTGGCGGCATTGATAATATTTCATCCATCGATAACTGCACTACAAGACTACGTTTACAAATGAATGATATGTCAAAAGTAGATGAAGCAGAATTAAAGCGTTATGGGGCTCGAGGCGTCGTCAAAGTGAATAATCGAAACCTACAAATTATTGTCGGAACAGATGTTGAATTTGTGGCGGATGCAATGCGAGGCACGCGCTCTAATCCTTCTAAAGAGACTATAAACTCTGGAACATTAACAAAAACGATAGCAGATCAAGCGTTTATTATGCCAGTTAAAGGAAAGATCATTCCATTGAAAGAAGTTCCAGATGAAGTCTTTTCTTCAGGAATGATGGGGGATGGTTTCGCCATTCTTCCTGAAGACGGCCATTTTGTTTCGCCTGTTGACGGCGAAGTCATAAGCGTATTCCCTACAAAGCATGCGGTCGGTATCAAATCTGAAAGTGGAGTCGAAATAAAGATACATGTCGGCATCGATACGGTCAATTTAAAAGGCGAAGGGTTTAAGACTCATGTAAAAGAAGGAGATACAATCAAGAGAGGGGATAATCTAATGACTGTTGATTTAAGTAGCGTCAGACGTGCTGTACCATCTCTTGCCACTCCAGTCATTTTCACAAACTTACAAACGTTAAAAATTAAAAAGACAGGAAACATTCCTCAAGGCGATAGCGGGATCATTTCCATTGATTAA
- a CDS encoding ParM/StbA family protein — MSNSRIAAVDVGNDSLKGIYGKIESDLYIPNVIARDIEDRPVIGIEELDTKDPLDGIHIRVHSPALKDNNAIYRVGNLATKSDNPTELDPGSAKSEEDQTLVMLFASLALDAVDPKNSANFKNQNGVIDANYTLGTGLPLREVKEGKDVGYRSRLLGSVHQVEFLVTPKYQGKKVNIKFDEVKVYPEGFAAYINLVMDSDLNIINKDLIDKRILIQDIGGLSTDIAVIKNRNVDDDKAQGFNLGVAESLEAIREEIRSKHGVELDSRRDVVDIITKKNDRNHIMVRGSRTSVHDITDRILLELAKKQYRHLRNVWQKNSQSEICYFVGGGSIVLKDYLKTLNNNLDGYNIDFFEDEKESIWMMSNAYYKLISDFTRKNSKPQHQDKKEEKNKVKN; from the coding sequence ATGAGTAATTCAAGAATTGCAGCAGTCGATGTAGGTAACGACTCACTAAAAGGAATCTATGGAAAAATCGAATCTGACCTATACATACCAAATGTGATTGCAAGAGATATAGAAGATCGCCCTGTTATTGGAATTGAAGAATTGGATACGAAAGATCCGCTTGATGGTATTCATATTCGCGTTCACTCCCCTGCACTGAAAGATAACAATGCGATCTACCGAGTTGGTAATCTAGCAACAAAGAGTGACAACCCGACTGAATTAGATCCTGGAAGTGCAAAGTCAGAAGAAGACCAAACACTAGTAATGCTGTTTGCTTCTCTAGCTTTAGATGCGGTTGATCCAAAGAACTCTGCAAATTTCAAAAACCAAAACGGCGTGATTGATGCTAATTACACGCTTGGAACAGGTCTTCCACTTCGTGAAGTAAAAGAAGGAAAAGACGTGGGTTATCGTTCAAGACTTCTTGGTTCTGTTCACCAGGTAGAGTTTCTTGTAACACCGAAATATCAAGGTAAGAAAGTAAATATTAAATTTGATGAAGTGAAAGTTTATCCTGAAGGATTTGCCGCTTACATTAACCTTGTTATGGATAGCGATTTAAATATCATTAATAAAGATTTGATCGACAAGCGCATTTTAATTCAAGACATTGGTGGACTTTCTACGGATATCGCGGTTATTAAAAACCGTAATGTCGACGATGATAAGGCGCAGGGCTTTAACCTTGGCGTTGCTGAGTCACTTGAAGCGATTCGTGAAGAAATTCGCTCAAAGCACGGAGTGGAACTCGATAGCCGTCGTGATGTAGTGGATATTATTACGAAGAAGAACGATCGTAATCACATTATGGTCCGCGGAAGTCGTACAAGCGTTCATGATATTACAGATCGTATTCTCTTGGAGCTTGCGAAGAAACAATATCGTCACCTTCGTAACGTATGGCAGAAGAACTCTCAATCTGAAATCTGCTATTTCGTTGGCGGCGGTTCAATTGTATTGAAAGATTACCTAAAAACGTTGAACAATAACCTTGATGGGTACAACATTGATTTCTTTGAAGATGAGAAAGAAAGCATTTGGATGATGTCGAATGCATACTACAAGCTAATCTCTGACTTCACTCGTAAAAATAGCAAGCCTCAGCACCAGGATAAGAAAGAAGAAAAGAACAAGGTCAAAAACTAG